TTTCCGCAAGGAGTTCCGAGGAGTCATGAAGCGAGCTATCCATCCCGCCTACAACGAAGTGCGCGTGCACTGCGCCTGCGGCAACACCTTCACCACCCGCTCCACCCATAAGGGCGACATCCACGTGGAGATCTGCTCCAACTGTCACCCCTTCTTCACCGGCAAGCAGAAGCTCCTGGACACCGCCGGACGCGTGGAGCGCTTCCGCCGCAAGTACGCCAAGGCGGAAAAGGCCGCCGAGAAGAAATAACTTCTTCGCCGCGGATCGACGCGGATTTGCGCGGATCTGACCAAGCCTCCGCCCGGCGGAGGCTTCTTGCTGCCCAAACCTGGCTACAATAGAGCCCGATGCAGAAGTTCTGGGACCAGCCCGCCGCCGCTGCTGCCGCGCCCCTGACGGCGCCGGTGCCGGCCTCCGTCCGCATCGGGAAGGTGGAGATCCGCCCGGCCACCGTGCTGGCCCCCATGGCGGGAGTGACCGACACCGTCTTCCGCCGCTTCATCCGCAACCTGGGCGGCTGCGGCCTGATCATGACCGAGTTCACCTCGGCCGACGGCGTGCTGCGCGCCCGCGACAAGAAGGCCAAGCGTTACCTCAGCTTCTACGACGACGAGCACCCCATCTCGGCGCAGCTTTTCGGGGGCGAACCCC
The sequence above is a segment of the Terriglobales bacterium genome. Coding sequences within it:
- a CDS encoding tRNA-dihydrouridine synthase family protein, which translates into the protein MQKFWDQPAAAAAAPLTAPVPASVRIGKVEIRPATVLAPMAGVTDTVFRRFIRNLGGCGLIMTEFTSADGVLRARDKKAKRYLSFYDDEHPISAQLFGGEPQVMADAARLCQDLGFDLVDLNLGCPARKVVKCTAGSGLLRDLPRIRRIFEAVRAAVTV
- the rpmE gene encoding 50S ribosomal protein L31, whose protein sequence is MKRAIHPAYNEVRVHCACGNTFTTRSTHKGDIHVEICSNCHPFFTGKQKLLDTAGRVERFRRKYAKAEKAAEKK